In Rhodococcus rhodochrous, a single genomic region encodes these proteins:
- a CDS encoding cholesterol oxidase substrate-binding domain-containing protein, translating to MSARASGPTLSRRGLLGAAAGAAVLAGTGWTLAGAVPLGDPAATIPAPPDFPADIPLSQQQFVNWAKTIRFDAVWTATARTADDVVRLANWAHAHGFRIRPRGSMHSWSPLTLEAGQDIENVVLVDTMSQLNQVVVDAGAAPARVTAGGGASIESILTALEASGLGWANSPAIGDISIAGALSIGAHGATYPAAGETVVPGQSFGSLSNLVLALTAVVWNPSAGAYELREFRRADPEIGPLLAHLGRTFVTSVTLQAGANYRVRCQSFTDIPWRELFAPPGSPGRTFERYVEEHGRVEAIWFPFTETPWLKIWSVSPEKPAASREVQGPYNYYFSDSLPEELTDLLGQVVRGAQGVTPAFGASQFGAVAAGLAATGTNDLWGWSKDLLFYLRAATLRVVAGGGVVVTRRDNIARVINEFTTWLHERMTHYASLGQYPVNMPFEVRLCKVDDAGEVLVDAAGVPDLSPVRPRPDRPDWDTAIWMNVVSIPGTAGMPAFFREMEQWMAAHYSGDYATFRSEWSKGWAFDDEGGYRDPGFLGETVPAMYRTGLPSGQGWDAALAAFEQYDPHRVFSNRFLDRLLP from the coding sequence GTGAGCGCTCGAGCCTCTGGTCCCACCCTCAGTCGTCGCGGTCTTCTCGGAGCAGCCGCCGGAGCGGCCGTCCTTGCAGGCACGGGATGGACGCTCGCGGGTGCGGTACCGCTCGGCGACCCGGCTGCCACGATCCCGGCGCCGCCGGACTTCCCGGCCGACATCCCGCTCTCGCAGCAACAGTTCGTCAACTGGGCGAAGACCATCCGGTTCGACGCGGTGTGGACCGCGACCGCGCGCACCGCCGACGACGTCGTCCGCCTCGCGAACTGGGCACACGCCCACGGCTTCCGGATCCGTCCCCGCGGGTCGATGCACAGCTGGAGTCCGCTCACCCTCGAGGCCGGGCAGGACATCGAGAACGTCGTGCTGGTCGACACCATGTCGCAGCTGAACCAGGTCGTCGTCGACGCGGGAGCCGCACCTGCGCGCGTGACCGCCGGCGGTGGCGCGAGCATCGAATCGATCCTCACCGCGCTCGAAGCGAGCGGACTGGGGTGGGCCAACTCGCCGGCCATCGGGGACATCTCCATCGCGGGGGCACTGTCGATCGGTGCCCACGGCGCCACCTACCCGGCAGCGGGGGAGACGGTGGTCCCCGGCCAGTCGTTCGGCTCCCTGTCCAATCTCGTCCTGGCTCTGACCGCCGTGGTGTGGAACCCGTCGGCCGGTGCCTACGAACTCCGCGAGTTCCGCCGTGCCGACCCGGAGATCGGCCCCCTGCTCGCCCACCTCGGACGCACCTTCGTCACCTCCGTGACGTTGCAGGCCGGAGCGAACTACCGGGTGCGCTGCCAGAGCTTCACCGACATCCCGTGGCGCGAACTGTTCGCACCGCCCGGCTCGCCGGGGCGCACCTTCGAGCGCTACGTCGAGGAACACGGTCGGGTCGAGGCGATCTGGTTCCCCTTCACCGAGACACCCTGGCTCAAGATCTGGTCGGTCTCCCCGGAGAAGCCCGCCGCCTCCCGTGAGGTGCAGGGCCCGTACAACTACTACTTCTCGGACAGCCTGCCCGAGGAGCTCACCGACCTGCTGGGGCAGGTCGTGCGCGGCGCCCAGGGCGTCACACCGGCCTTCGGTGCGTCGCAGTTCGGGGCGGTGGCAGCGGGACTCGCAGCGACCGGCACGAACGATCTGTGGGGCTGGTCCAAGGACCTGCTGTTCTACCTGCGCGCCGCGACCCTGCGCGTGGTCGCCGGCGGCGGTGTCGTCGTGACGAGACGCGACAACATCGCCCGCGTCATCAACGAGTTCACGACGTGGCTGCACGAGCGGATGACGCACTACGCCTCGCTCGGCCAGTACCCCGTGAACATGCCGTTCGAGGTGCGTCTGTGCAAGGTCGACGACGCCGGCGAGGTGCTCGTCGACGCCGCCGGCGTGCCCGACCTGTCGCCGGTGCGTCCCCGCCCCGACCGGCCCGACTGGGACACCGCGATCTGGATGAACGTGGTCTCCATCCCCGGAACGGCCGGGATGCCGGCCTTCTTCCGCGAGATGGAGCAGTGGATGGCCGCCCACTACTCGGGCGATTACGCGACCTTCCGGTCCGAGTGGTCGAAAGGCTGGGCGTTCGACGACGAGGGCGGCTACCGCGACCCCGGTTTCCTCGGAGAGACGGTGCCGGCCATGTACCGCACCGGCCTGCCGTCCGGGCAGGGTTGGGACGCCGCGCTCGCGGCCTTCGAGCAGTACGACCCGCACCGGGTGTTCAGCAACCGGTTCCTCGACCGGTTGCTGCCCTGA
- a CDS encoding YdcF family protein codes for MLVACAFIAAGVPVYVAPQIEIENLSPYRRADAIFVLGGAIYERYPYALELALEGFAPEVVVSNPNGARDVWLTDLCDHPRYEFPVTCFEPDPPTTRGEAMELRRLAEQRGWDSVIVVTFVPHVSRARFILDRCFDGELIMAASPADIALSYWAWAYAYQTAGYMRAFSHTGC; via the coding sequence GTGCTCGTGGCGTGCGCATTCATCGCTGCGGGAGTGCCCGTCTACGTGGCTCCGCAGATCGAGATCGAGAACCTGAGCCCGTACCGCCGCGCGGATGCGATCTTCGTCCTCGGCGGTGCGATCTACGAGCGTTATCCGTACGCCCTCGAACTCGCACTCGAAGGCTTCGCGCCCGAGGTCGTGGTCTCGAATCCCAACGGCGCGAGGGACGTCTGGTTGACGGACCTGTGCGACCACCCGCGCTACGAATTCCCCGTCACGTGCTTCGAACCGGACCCGCCGACCACGCGCGGTGAAGCCATGGAACTGCGTCGTCTCGCGGAGCAGCGCGGCTGGGACAGCGTCATCGTCGTGACGTTCGTGCCGCACGTCTCCCGCGCGCGCTTCATCCTCGACCGATGCTTCGACGGCGAACTCATCATGGCCGCCAGCCCGGCCGACATCGCCCTGTCGTACTGGGCATGGGCGTACGCCTATCAAACCGCTGGCTACATGAGGGCCTTCTCGCACACCGGGTGCTGA
- a CDS encoding metallophosphoesterase: MPDLSAIRRVTLGAAGAAALGLGYATLIERNAFTLREVTVPVLAPGASTLRVLHISDLHMTPNQKLKQNWLRELDGLEPDLVVNTGDNLSHPKAVPAVVQALGGLLARPGLFVFGSNDYFAPVLKNPLAYFDKDHDRVYGPPLPWGDLRAAFTERGWQDMTHVRRDIEVGGVRIAVGGVDDPHLDRDRYETIAGAADPSADLRLGMTHSPEPRVLDRFAEDGYDLVLAGHTHGGQLCLPFYGALVTNCGIDRSRVKGASRWGAHMRLHVSAGIGTSPFAPARFFCRPEATLLTLVPASRDTAQQASGDAAERAGLRR; encoded by the coding sequence GTGCCTGACCTGTCTGCAATTCGCCGCGTAACCCTCGGTGCTGCCGGCGCCGCCGCTCTCGGCCTCGGTTACGCCACGCTGATCGAACGGAACGCGTTCACCCTTCGCGAGGTCACGGTGCCGGTGCTCGCGCCCGGCGCGTCGACACTGCGGGTCCTGCACATCAGCGACCTGCACATGACTCCCAACCAGAAGCTGAAACAGAACTGGTTGCGCGAGCTCGACGGCCTCGAGCCCGATCTCGTCGTGAACACGGGCGACAACCTGTCGCACCCGAAGGCCGTTCCGGCCGTCGTCCAGGCGCTCGGCGGACTCCTCGCCCGCCCGGGTCTGTTCGTCTTCGGGAGCAACGACTACTTCGCTCCCGTGCTGAAGAACCCGCTCGCCTACTTCGACAAGGACCACGACCGCGTCTACGGTCCTCCGCTCCCGTGGGGCGACCTGCGTGCGGCGTTCACCGAACGTGGCTGGCAGGACATGACGCACGTGCGCCGTGACATCGAGGTCGGCGGCGTACGCATCGCCGTCGGTGGTGTCGACGACCCGCATCTCGACCGCGACCGGTACGAGACGATCGCCGGTGCGGCCGATCCCTCGGCCGATCTGCGACTGGGCATGACGCACTCCCCCGAGCCTCGGGTGCTCGATCGCTTCGCCGAGGACGGCTACGACCTCGTCCTCGCCGGCCACACCCACGGCGGCCAGCTGTGCCTGCCGTTCTACGGCGCGCTGGTGACCAACTGCGGGATCGACCGGTCGCGGGTGAAGGGCGCGTCGCGCTGGGGTGCCCACATGCGACTGCACGTCTCCGCGGGCATCGGCACGTCGCCGTTCGCTCCCGCGCGGTTCTTCTGCCGTCCGGAGGCCACTCTGCTGACCCTCGTTCCGGCCTCGCGCGACACCGCGCAGCAGGCCAGCGGCGATGCGGCAGAGCGCGCCGGGTTACGTCGCTGA
- a CDS encoding GatB/YqeY domain-containing protein, whose product MSDTTSSLESRLRTDLTAAMKDKDKLRTETLRMLLAAVRNEAVSGKEARELSDDEVLEVLAKESKKRGEAAEVYTENGRGELAAKEHAEARIIDEYLPTPLTDAELVDVVDTALARVAEEIGARPGPKNMGQVMKAATEIAAGKADGKRLSAAVRSRL is encoded by the coding sequence ATGAGCGACACCACATCCTCCCTCGAATCCAGGCTGCGGACGGACCTGACCGCAGCGATGAAGGACAAGGACAAACTGCGGACCGAGACCCTCCGGATGCTGCTCGCGGCGGTCCGGAACGAGGCGGTGTCCGGCAAGGAGGCGCGTGAGCTGTCCGACGACGAGGTGCTCGAGGTCCTCGCGAAGGAGTCGAAGAAGCGGGGCGAGGCCGCCGAGGTCTACACCGAGAACGGCCGCGGTGAGCTCGCAGCCAAGGAGCACGCCGAGGCGCGCATCATCGACGAGTATCTGCCCACCCCGCTGACCGATGCCGAGCTCGTCGATGTCGTCGACACCGCCCTCGCGCGCGTCGCGGAGGAGATCGGCGCGCGTCCGGGTCCGAAGAACATGGGCCAGGTGATGAAGGCCGCCACCGAGATCGCGGCAGGGAAGGCCGACGGCAAGCGCCTGTCCGCGGCCGTGCGTTCACGCCTGTAA
- a CDS encoding transglycosylase domain-containing protein, which produces MAKLAGCTALGGVLVAGMLFPAAGGFGYVSNRAADTVDNSSAELVEGVVPAVTTMVDKAGEPIAWLYDQRRFEVPSDQISNEMKLAIVSIEDKRFPEHQGVDWQGTIRAFLTNTTSGQVEQGASTIDQQYVKNYLLHVIAKTDAERRAAIETTPARKIREIRMALTLDDQLTKDEILTRYLNLVPFGNGSFGIQDAAQTYFGIDAKDLNIPQAAMLAGMVQSSSALNPYTNPDGVLTRRNIVLDTMIDNIPERADEIRAAKELPLGVLPEPNTLPRGCIAADDRGYFCEYALQYLENSGLSREQIDRGGYLIRTTLDPEVQNSVKESLDRFTSPTVDDVASVMNVIEPGQDSHKVLAMGSSRKFGLDAEAKETVQPQPYSLAGHGAGSIFKIFTVAAAMEQGLGTSAVLDVPSRYNARGLGDGGARGCPANYYCVENAAPYPSRLSVTDALAQSPNTAFVKLIEATGVDAAVDMSVRLGLRSYLQPRTSGFGDQSMAEMQKDQHLGSYTLGPTWINALELSNVAATLASHGKWCPPSPIEEVFDREGKPVPITQQACEQVVEPGLADTLATAMSKDTAAGGTASGAAGSVGWNLPVAAKTGTTESHMSSAFLGFTNRFAGVVYTYGDSPTPGQICSGPVRPCYDGNLFGGTEPARTWFSAMLPVANKFGPIELPAPDPRYVRGAGNAQVPDVTGLPKDRAMQRLQEAGFSVSEATIAGEERAGTVTGTSPSGSAVPGSTVTLFISDGSVRVAPTTSATPARPRDREVPDTTRRSTPAPIPGRELEQSESSPPADEDSTPTTTPSRPDN; this is translated from the coding sequence GTGGCGAAGCTCGCTGGTTGCACGGCCCTCGGCGGCGTTCTCGTAGCAGGGATGCTCTTCCCGGCCGCGGGTGGATTCGGGTACGTCTCGAACCGCGCCGCGGACACCGTCGACAACAGTTCCGCAGAGCTCGTCGAAGGTGTCGTCCCAGCCGTGACGACCATGGTCGACAAGGCGGGTGAGCCGATCGCGTGGCTCTACGACCAGCGTCGCTTCGAGGTGCCCAGCGACCAGATCTCGAACGAGATGAAACTGGCGATCGTCTCGATCGAGGACAAGCGGTTCCCCGAGCACCAGGGCGTCGACTGGCAGGGCACCATCCGCGCGTTCCTCACCAACACCACGAGCGGTCAGGTCGAGCAGGGCGCCTCCACGATCGACCAGCAGTACGTCAAGAACTACCTGCTGCACGTGATCGCGAAGACCGACGCCGAACGCCGCGCGGCGATCGAGACGACGCCGGCCCGCAAGATCCGTGAGATCCGCATGGCGCTGACCCTCGACGATCAGCTCACCAAGGACGAGATCCTCACCCGCTATCTGAACCTCGTCCCCTTCGGCAACGGTTCGTTCGGCATCCAGGACGCCGCCCAGACCTACTTCGGCATCGACGCGAAGGACCTGAACATCCCGCAGGCCGCGATGCTCGCGGGCATGGTGCAGTCCAGCTCGGCGCTGAACCCGTACACCAATCCCGACGGCGTACTCACCCGTCGCAACATCGTGCTCGACACGATGATCGACAACATCCCCGAGCGCGCCGACGAGATCCGCGCCGCGAAGGAACTGCCGCTCGGCGTGCTGCCCGAGCCCAACACGCTCCCCCGCGGCTGCATCGCCGCCGACGACCGCGGCTACTTCTGCGAGTACGCGCTGCAGTACCTCGAGAACTCCGGCCTGTCGCGCGAGCAGATCGACCGGGGCGGATATCTCATCCGCACGACCCTCGACCCCGAGGTCCAGAACTCCGTCAAGGAATCGCTCGACCGGTTCACCAGCCCCACCGTCGACGACGTGGCCTCGGTGATGAACGTGATCGAGCCGGGCCAGGATTCGCACAAGGTCCTCGCCATGGGGTCGAGCCGCAAGTTCGGCCTCGACGCCGAGGCCAAGGAGACGGTCCAGCCGCAGCCCTACTCGCTGGCCGGTCACGGCGCCGGGTCGATCTTCAAGATATTCACCGTCGCCGCCGCCATGGAACAGGGCCTGGGCACCTCGGCCGTGCTCGACGTCCCGTCCCGCTACAACGCCCGCGGTCTGGGCGACGGCGGCGCCCGCGGCTGCCCGGCCAACTACTACTGCGTCGAGAACGCCGCACCGTATCCGTCGCGACTGTCGGTGACCGACGCGCTGGCACAGTCGCCGAACACGGCGTTCGTCAAGCTCATCGAGGCCACCGGCGTCGACGCGGCCGTCGACATGTCGGTGCGCCTGGGTCTGCGTTCATACCTGCAGCCGCGCACCTCCGGCTTCGGCGACCAGTCGATGGCCGAGATGCAGAAGGACCAGCACCTCGGCTCGTACACGCTCGGCCCGACGTGGATCAACGCGCTCGAACTGTCGAACGTCGCGGCGACCCTCGCCTCGCACGGCAAGTGGTGCCCGCCCAGCCCGATCGAGGAGGTCTTCGACCGCGAGGGCAAGCCCGTACCGATCACGCAGCAGGCCTGCGAGCAGGTGGTCGAGCCCGGCCTCGCCGACACCCTCGCCACGGCGATGAGCAAGGACACCGCCGCCGGCGGTACCGCCTCGGGTGCCGCGGGATCGGTGGGCTGGAACCTGCCGGTCGCGGCGAAGACCGGTACGACGGAATCGCACATGTCGTCGGCCTTCCTCGGCTTCACCAACCGGTTCGCCGGTGTGGTCTACACCTACGGCGACTCCCCCACCCCCGGCCAGATCTGCTCGGGTCCGGTCCGCCCCTGCTACGACGGCAACCTCTTCGGCGGTACCGAACCGGCGCGGACATGGTTCTCGGCGATGCTGCCGGTGGCGAACAAGTTCGGCCCCATCGAACTGCCCGCCCCCGATCCCCGGTACGTCCGCGGCGCGGGCAACGCCCAGGTCCCGGACGTCACGGGCCTGCCGAAGGACCGCGCGATGCAGCGGCTGCAGGAGGCCGGATTCTCGGTCTCGGAGGCGACGATCGCCGGTGAGGAACGCGCCGGAACGGTGACGGGTACGTCCCCGAGCGGCTCGGCCGTCCCGGGCTCGACGGTCACGCTGTTCATCAGCGACGGATCGGTCCGCGTGGCTCCCACCACGAGCGCAACCCCGGCCCGCCCACGCGACCGCGAGGTGCCCGACACGACCCGGCGGTCGACGCCCGCACCCATCCCGGGACGTGAGCTCGAGCAGAGCGAGTCGAGTCCGCCGGCGGACGAGGACTCCACTCCCACGACGACACCGAGTCGCCCCGACAACTGA
- a CDS encoding WhiB family transcriptional regulator, whose amino-acid sequence MHMTTPTTRLDVDQAEARIAWVSKARCREVDPDELFVRGAAQRKAAVICRHCPVMLECGADALDNRVEFGVWGGMTERQRRALLKQHPEVESWADFFQAQRQHQSAV is encoded by the coding sequence ATGCACATGACCACCCCGACGACCCGACTCGACGTCGACCAGGCCGAAGCGCGCATCGCTTGGGTCTCCAAGGCTCGCTGCCGCGAAGTCGATCCCGATGAACTGTTCGTGCGTGGCGCAGCGCAGCGCAAGGCTGCGGTGATCTGCCGGCACTGCCCGGTGATGCTCGAGTGCGGGGCGGACGCCCTCGACAACCGTGTCGAGTTCGGCGTGTGGGGAGGCATGACGGAGCGGCAGCGTCGTGCTCTCCTCAAGCAGCATCCCGAGGTCGAGTCCTGGGCCGATTTCTTCCAGGCGCAGCGACAGCACCAGAGCGCGGTCTAG
- a CDS encoding ArsA family ATPase: protein MSAPIRKVLDVARILDDRSSRVIVCCGSGGVGKTTTAAALALRAAERGRSVVVLTIDPARRLAQALGVASLDNSPQKVELGPEAKGELHAMMLNMRRTFDDMVLEHSTPEKAQQILDNPFYQTVASSFSGTQEYMAMEKLGQLAQSDEWDLIIVDTPPSRNALDFLDAPQRLGAFLDGRMIRIFTAPGRGFGRLVTGAMGLALKAVSTIVGSQMLSDASAFVQSLDSMFGGFRERANRTYRLLQQPGTHFMVVAAPEPDALREASFFVERLSGDRMPLSGLVLNRTHPTLSALPSDHALTAADQLAEEEGVDAKAAEAVLRIHAHRAVIAERELRLLRNFTAANPAVPVVGVPSLPFEVSDLEALRAVGEQLTREA, encoded by the coding sequence ATGAGCGCACCGATCCGGAAGGTCCTCGACGTCGCCCGCATCCTGGACGACCGCTCGTCCCGGGTGATCGTGTGCTGCGGGTCGGGCGGTGTCGGCAAGACGACCACCGCCGCGGCGCTCGCGTTGCGCGCGGCCGAGCGGGGCCGCAGCGTCGTGGTGCTCACGATCGACCCTGCGCGGCGACTGGCACAGGCCCTCGGGGTCGCCTCGCTCGACAATTCACCGCAGAAGGTGGAGCTCGGGCCGGAGGCGAAGGGCGAGCTGCACGCGATGATGCTCAACATGCGTCGTACCTTCGACGACATGGTGCTCGAGCACTCGACGCCGGAGAAGGCGCAGCAGATCCTCGACAACCCCTTCTATCAGACCGTGGCGTCGTCGTTCTCCGGCACGCAGGAGTACATGGCGATGGAGAAGCTCGGTCAGCTCGCGCAGAGCGACGAGTGGGATCTCATCATCGTCGACACCCCGCCGTCCCGGAACGCACTCGACTTCCTCGACGCTCCCCAGCGGCTCGGGGCGTTCCTCGACGGCCGGATGATCCGGATCTTCACGGCACCCGGACGTGGCTTCGGCCGCCTGGTGACGGGCGCGATGGGGCTCGCGCTCAAGGCGGTCTCGACGATCGTCGGGAGCCAGATGCTGTCGGACGCGTCGGCCTTCGTGCAGTCGCTGGACTCGATGTTCGGGGGTTTCCGCGAGCGCGCCAACCGCACCTACCGGTTGCTGCAGCAGCCGGGAACCCACTTCATGGTGGTCGCGGCACCCGAACCCGATGCCCTGCGCGAGGCGTCGTTCTTCGTCGAGCGACTCTCGGGCGATCGCATGCCGCTGTCGGGCCTGGTGCTCAACCGCACCCATCCGACACTGTCGGCGCTGCCGTCCGATCACGCCCTCACCGCAGCGGATCAGCTCGCCGAGGAGGAGGGCGTGGACGCCAAGGCCGCTGAGGCCGTTCTCCGCATCCACGCGCACCGGGCCGTGATCGCCGAGCGGGAGCTGCGGTTGCTACGCAACTTCACCGCGGCGAACCCTGCCGTCCCCGTGGTCGGGGTGCCCTCGCTGCCCTTCGAGGTCTCGGATCTCGAGGCGCTGCGGGCGGTGGGCGAGCAATTGACCCGCGAGGCGTGA
- a CDS encoding ArsA family ATPase has translation MVASPTSHSGEWPAGAAQARLHFVSGKGGTGKSTVAAALALALAAGGRKVLLVETEGRQGIAQLFDVPPLPPVETKIATAPGGGEVSALAIDIEAAFLEYLDMFYNLGFAGRAMRRMGAIEFVTTLAPGLRDVILTGKIKETVVRTDATGTPVYDAVVVDSPPTGRIGSFLDVTKAMADLAKSGPIRSQSEGVVRLLHSDQTVVHLVTLLEALPVQETADAVEELEAADLRMGTVIVNRTAPEHLPEELVDDVAAGRIAGPAIRTTLEKVSVKLSDDDFAGLLTETIEHAAVLQAQQVSAAQLDEVKVARMSLPALADGVDLGGLYELADVLAEQGVR, from the coding sequence ATCGTGGCATCTCCGACATCACATTCCGGCGAATGGCCGGCAGGCGCCGCCCAGGCGCGACTGCACTTCGTGTCCGGCAAGGGTGGCACCGGGAAGTCCACCGTGGCCGCGGCGCTCGCGCTGGCGCTCGCCGCCGGAGGTCGCAAGGTCCTGCTCGTCGAGACCGAGGGACGTCAGGGCATCGCGCAACTGTTCGACGTGCCGCCGCTCCCGCCGGTCGAGACGAAGATCGCGACCGCGCCGGGTGGCGGTGAGGTATCGGCTCTCGCGATCGACATCGAGGCGGCCTTCCTCGAATACCTCGACATGTTCTACAACCTCGGATTCGCAGGTCGCGCGATGCGGCGGATGGGCGCGATCGAGTTCGTGACCACGCTCGCGCCGGGTCTGCGCGACGTGATCCTCACCGGCAAGATCAAGGAGACCGTGGTGCGGACCGACGCGACGGGCACCCCTGTCTACGACGCGGTCGTCGTCGATTCCCCGCCCACCGGCCGCATCGGCAGCTTCCTCGATGTCACCAAGGCCATGGCCGACCTCGCGAAGTCCGGTCCGATCCGGTCGCAGAGCGAGGGCGTGGTCCGGCTGCTGCACTCCGATCAGACCGTCGTCCACCTGGTGACCCTGCTCGAGGCACTGCCCGTGCAGGAGACGGCCGACGCGGTGGAGGAACTCGAGGCCGCCGACCTCCGGATGGGCACGGTGATCGTCAACCGCACCGCCCCCGAACACCTGCCCGAGGAACTCGTCGACGACGTCGCCGCCGGCCGCATCGCCGGGCCCGCGATCCGGACGACCCTGGAGAAGGTGTCCGTCAAGCTCTCCGACGACGATTTCGCCGGCCTGCTGACCGAGACCATCGAGCACGCCGCGGTACTCCAGGCGCAACAGGTGAGCGCCGCTCAACTCGACGAAGTGAAGGTGGCACGCATGTCCCTACCGGCCCTCGCCGACGGTGTCGATCTCGGTGGCCTCTACGAACTCGCCGACGTCCTCGCCGAGCAGGGTGTCCGATGA
- a CDS encoding DUF4177 domain-containing protein, with translation MSETTTWEYATVPLLTHATKQILDQWGADGWELVTVLPGPTGEQHVAYLKRPKG, from the coding sequence ATGAGTGAAACCACCACATGGGAATACGCAACCGTGCCGCTGCTCACGCACGCGACCAAGCAGATCCTCGACCAGTGGGGTGCCGACGGTTGGGAGCTCGTCACCGTCCTGCCCGGCCCCACCGGTGAGCAGCACGTCGCCTACCTCAAGCGTCCGAAGGGCTGA
- a CDS encoding RidA family protein: MSHNTWSERLTELGITLPPVAAPVAAYVPAVRNGDVVYTSGQLPLVDGKLTHTGKVGAEVSAEEAKTAARTAALNALAAVDDLVGLDNIASVVKVVGFVASAEGFTGQPGVINGASELLGEIFGEVGAHARSAVGVAELPLGAPVEVELMVEVR, encoded by the coding sequence GTGTCGCACAACACCTGGAGCGAACGCCTGACCGAACTCGGCATCACCCTGCCGCCGGTCGCCGCCCCGGTGGCGGCCTACGTGCCGGCCGTCCGCAACGGCGACGTCGTCTACACCTCCGGTCAGCTGCCGCTGGTCGACGGGAAGCTGACGCACACCGGCAAGGTGGGCGCCGAGGTGTCGGCGGAGGAGGCGAAGACCGCGGCCCGCACCGCCGCGCTCAACGCGCTCGCCGCCGTCGACGATCTCGTCGGACTCGACAACATCGCGAGCGTCGTGAAGGTCGTGGGCTTCGTGGCGTCCGCCGAGGGCTTCACCGGACAGCCCGGCGTCATCAACGGCGCGTCGGAACTGCTCGGGGAGATCTTCGGTGAGGTCGGCGCGCACGCCCGTTCGGCCGTCGGCGTCGCCGAACTGCCCCTCGGCGCTCCCGTCGAGGTCGAGTTGATGGTGGAAGTACGCTGA
- a CDS encoding MBL fold metallo-hydrolase, which translates to MALVHPAYAQLRQVTENAAVILAENPSIMSLEGTNTWILRAPGSDECVVVDPGPLDEGHLERIAQVPVAATLISHRHFDHTEGAERFSQLAECPVHAVLPEHRHGGGQQLSDGDVVEAAGLRIRVVATPGHTADSLSFVIEQDRSVLTADTILGRGTTVLDDSDGDLGDYLRSLRSLIGLGGGYTVLPGHGPELPDLETIAREYLAHREGRLEQVRGALRTFGAEASARQVVEHVYADVDPSLWGAAEKSVNVQLEYLRSHG; encoded by the coding sequence ATGGCGCTGGTCCACCCCGCCTACGCGCAGCTGCGCCAGGTCACCGAGAACGCCGCGGTGATCCTGGCCGAGAACCCCTCGATCATGTCCCTCGAGGGAACGAACACCTGGATCCTCCGGGCCCCCGGCAGCGACGAGTGCGTCGTGGTCGATCCGGGTCCCCTGGACGAAGGGCATCTCGAACGGATCGCGCAGGTGCCGGTGGCGGCGACCCTCATCAGTCACCGCCACTTCGACCACACCGAGGGTGCGGAGCGTTTCTCGCAGCTCGCGGAATGCCCGGTGCACGCAGTGCTGCCGGAACACCGCCACGGCGGTGGGCAGCAACTGTCCGACGGCGACGTCGTCGAGGCAGCGGGTCTGCGCATCCGGGTCGTCGCGACCCCGGGGCACACCGCCGATTCGCTGTCGTTCGTGATCGAGCAGGACCGCAGTGTGCTCACCGCCGACACCATCCTCGGCCGCGGCACGACCGTGCTCGACGACTCCGACGGCGACCTCGGCGACTACCTGCGGTCGTTGAGGTCGCTCATCGGCCTCGGCGGTGGCTACACGGTGCTGCCCGGGCACGGCCCCGAGCTGCCCGACCTCGAGACGATCGCGCGGGAGTACCTCGCGCACCGGGAGGGCCGGCTCGAGCAGGTGCGCGGTGCGCTGCGCACCTTCGGCGCCGAAGCCTCCGCACGGCAGGTCGTCGAGCACGTCTACGCCGACGTCGACCCCTCGTTGTGGGGTGCGGCGGAGAAGTCCGTCAACGTGCAGTTGGAGTACCTGCGCAGCCACGGTTGA